A window from Candidatus Margulisiibacteriota bacterium encodes these proteins:
- a CDS encoding type Z 30S ribosomal protein S14 codes for MAKKCWLERLKREPKFSTRAKHRCSQCGRARAYIRKFGLCRICFRNLAHKGQIPGVTKSSW; via the coding sequence ATGGCAAAGAAATGCTGGTTGGAAAGATTGAAGCGGGAACCGAAGTTCAGCACGCGAGCCAAGCACCGCTGTTCCCAGTGCGGGCGCGCCCGCGCTTACATTCGCAAGTTCGGGCTCTGCCGGATCTGCTTCCGCAACCTGGCGCACAAGGGGCAGATACCGGGCGTGACCAAATCAAGCTGGTAG
- the rplE gene encoding 50S ribosomal protein L5: MTVLKDKYLKEIVPKMMKERKYKNPMQVPHLVKLVINRGVGEARENAKAIEISAAELTAIVGQKPLVTNSKKAISAFKLRGNIPIGLKVTLRGDRMYEFITKLVNLCLPKIRDFKGINPKSFDGRGNYTLGLKEQLIFPEVDYENVDRVRGMDITFVTSAETDDDARQLLELIGLPFRKEGA; the protein is encoded by the coding sequence ATGACGGTATTAAAAGATAAATATCTCAAAGAGATCGTGCCGAAAATGATGAAAGAGCGCAAATACAAGAACCCGATGCAGGTGCCGCACCTGGTCAAGCTAGTCATCAACCGCGGGGTCGGGGAAGCCCGCGAGAACGCCAAGGCGATCGAGATCTCGGCCGCGGAGTTGACGGCGATCGTCGGCCAGAAGCCGCTGGTCACCAACAGCAAAAAGGCGATCTCCGCTTTCAAGCTGCGCGGGAACATCCCGATCGGTCTCAAGGTAACTCTGCGGGGCGACCGGATGTACGAGTTCATCACCAAGCTGGTCAATCTCTGCCTCCCCAAGATCCGCGACTTTAAGGGGATCAACCCGAAGTCGTTCGATGGGCGCGGCAATTACACTCTGGGGCTCAAGGAACAGCTGATCTTCCCCGAGGTCGATTATGAGAACGTTGACCGGGTCCGGGGGATGGACATCACTTTTGTCACCTCGGCGGAAACCGACGACGATGCCCGGCAGCTGCTCGAGCTGATCGGCCTGCCGTTCAGGAAAGAGGGAGCATAA
- the rpsH gene encoding 30S ribosomal protein S8, with amino-acid sequence MDSIADMLVRLSNGIKVNKETVEMPHSRMKEEIGKLLLAEGYIEKCEVLTRLNKKQLRLVPKYTGGKQGVISGLKRVSRPGKRIYVGADKIPRIRSGFGTAIISTPKGLMTDQTAREQKIGGEVICYVW; translated from the coding sequence ATGGATTCGATCGCAGATATGCTCGTACGGTTAAGCAACGGTATTAAAGTAAATAAAGAAACGGTGGAGATGCCGCACTCCCGCATGAAGGAAGAGATCGGCAAGCTTCTGCTGGCCGAGGGTTACATTGAGAAATGCGAAGTGCTGACCCGGCTGAACAAGAAGCAGCTCCGCCTGGTCCCCAAATACACCGGCGGCAAGCAGGGCGTGATCAGCGGACTAAAGCGCGTCAGCCGGCCGGGCAAACGGATCTACGTCGGGGCCGATAAGATCCCGCGGATCCGCTCCGGGTTCGGCACCGCGATCATTTCCACCCCCAAGGGGCTGATGACCGACCAAACCGCGCGCGAGCAAAAGATCGGCGGCGAGGTCATCTGTTATGTGTGGTAG